From Proteiniborus sp. MB09-C3, the proteins below share one genomic window:
- a CDS encoding IS66 family transposase — translation MESQNEIIESLRKELQRANENVEFLLKKLYGRKTEKTSAINGQLVIEEVALGLFNEAEVAADFTELEPVPFEEPVRRTRSGYKRKAAFKNIPQQDQVYKLEETQRNCPKCGDNLSVVGKKFLRSEIKYIPAEISIVNIYQETYECRKCKKEGLPSIFNPYTPEPVLQHSYATASSVAWTMYQKFVQAVPLYRQEKDWKQMGFPISRATLSNWILKTSEEWLMPVVERLQEELLKEKYLHADETPVQVLNEPGKKNTTKSYMWVYSTSTHANRGIRIFKYATGRAGENASKFLKGFSGFLHTDAFSGYGKVKDIHHCLCWAHVRRYFNDAMPKDTKSQEGALPATGIAYCNQLFDWERKLKDLSPEERKIKRLEKEKPILDAFWSWAETVLTQVLPKSKIGTALQYAINHKEKLQTYLEDGNCVISNNIAENSIKPFTVGRKNWEFCGSPEGAKASACVYTLVETAKANGLNPYKYLEFILSRIPGSNLKTNPKVLNLMMPWDSLIQKTCKAD, via the coding sequence ATTGAATCACAAAATGAAATAATAGAATCTCTAAGAAAAGAGCTTCAGCGTGCTAATGAAAATGTAGAATTTCTATTAAAGAAACTATATGGCAGAAAGACCGAAAAAACATCTGCAATTAATGGACAACTTGTAATTGAGGAAGTGGCTCTTGGTCTTTTTAATGAAGCAGAGGTAGCTGCAGATTTTACAGAGCTAGAACCAGTTCCATTCGAAGAACCTGTAAGAAGAACACGTTCAGGTTACAAAAGGAAGGCAGCATTTAAAAATATTCCTCAGCAAGACCAAGTATACAAATTAGAAGAAACTCAAAGGAACTGTCCTAAATGTGGAGATAATCTATCAGTTGTAGGTAAGAAATTCTTACGTTCTGAAATTAAATATATTCCAGCCGAAATCAGCATTGTAAATATATATCAAGAGACCTATGAGTGCAGAAAATGCAAAAAAGAAGGTCTGCCTTCTATTTTTAATCCATATACTCCAGAGCCAGTATTACAACATTCATATGCCACTGCATCAAGCGTTGCTTGGACTATGTATCAAAAATTTGTACAAGCAGTTCCCCTATATCGCCAAGAAAAAGATTGGAAGCAGATGGGCTTTCCAATTAGCCGTGCAACACTATCCAATTGGATACTAAAGACATCAGAAGAATGGCTAATGCCTGTAGTGGAAAGACTTCAGGAAGAACTCTTAAAGGAGAAGTATTTGCATGCTGACGAAACTCCAGTTCAAGTACTAAATGAACCTGGAAAGAAAAACACTACTAAATCATACATGTGGGTTTACTCTACATCCACCCATGCAAATCGTGGCATTAGGATATTTAAATATGCTACAGGAAGAGCTGGAGAAAACGCAAGCAAATTTCTTAAAGGGTTCAGTGGATTTTTACATACGGATGCTTTCTCAGGTTATGGAAAAGTAAAAGATATCCACCACTGCTTGTGCTGGGCCCATGTCAGGAGATACTTTAATGATGCTATGCCAAAAGATACGAAAAGTCAGGAAGGAGCTCTACCTGCCACAGGAATAGCATACTGTAATCAACTATTTGACTGGGAAAGAAAACTTAAAGACCTCTCGCCTGAAGAGAGAAAAATTAAGCGTCTAGAAAAGGAAAAACCAATTCTTGATGCCTTTTGGTCGTGGGCAGAAACAGTACTCACACAAGTACTGCCAAAATCTAAAATTGGAACAGCTCTTCAATATGCGATAAATCATAAGGAAAAGCTTCAAACATACCTAGAAGATGGGAACTGTGTAATATCCAACAACATTGCAGAAAACAGTATCAAACCATTTACCGTAGGGAGAAAGAACTGGGAGTTTTGCGGAAGCCCTGAAGGAGCCAAAGCAAGTGCATGCGTATATACATTAGTGGAAACCGCAAAGGCAAATGGCTTAAATCCCTACAAATATTTAGAGTTCATTTTATCCAGAATACCTGGTTCTAATTTAAAGACTAACCCGAAAGTACTGAATCTTATGATGCCATGGGATTCATTAATTCAAAAAACATGTAAAGCAGACTAA
- a CDS encoding TnsA endonuclease C-terminal domain-containing protein produces the protein MAKRSNDWDSNKLNRWIKEGRGQGEGKEYKPWLTVQDFPSMGRVTRVFGWTTQRIHHFFSDTQLKYFYLLDWEERVIDIREHYPLIDLEVVLKDTSDLRLGKFIDRKTKEPYILTTTFLITLLNSDGKKSFAARSIKYASELSKKSTIEKLEIERRYWKVQGIDWGIVTNKDINDVRAKNIEWVHSVMNSDGCNGLTKAEFDDLFDGILYRFIDNKQSVKNIIAGFEKDYSLDVGMGLLLFKRLVAEKRIVLDMDKPINLSQTGKSVYMPEISDKGGNNDVKVYG, from the coding sequence ATGGCTAAAAGAAGCAATGATTGGGATTCAAACAAATTAAATAGATGGATAAAGGAAGGCAGGGGTCAGGGGGAAGGGAAGGAATATAAGCCTTGGTTAACTGTGCAGGATTTCCCTAGTATGGGCAGGGTAACAAGAGTTTTTGGGTGGACAACACAAAGAATACATCATTTTTTTTCAGATACGCAATTAAAGTATTTTTATTTACTAGATTGGGAAGAAAGAGTCATTGATATTCGAGAGCATTATCCCCTTATAGATTTAGAAGTAGTGTTAAAAGATACATCGGATTTAAGACTTGGTAAGTTTATAGACAGGAAAACCAAGGAGCCTTATATACTAACTACTACATTTTTGATTACACTATTGAACTCTGATGGAAAAAAGAGTTTTGCTGCAAGAAGCATAAAATATGCTTCGGAATTGTCTAAAAAGAGTACAATCGAGAAACTGGAAATTGAAAGGAGGTACTGGAAGGTTCAAGGAATTGATTGGGGCATTGTGACAAATAAGGACATTAATGATGTCAGGGCAAAAAATATAGAATGGGTTCATTCAGTGATGAATTCTGATGGCTGCAACGGTCTTACTAAGGCTGAGTTTGATGACTTATTTGACGGTATTTTATACAGATTTATTGATAATAAGCAGAGCGTAAAAAACATTATAGCAGGATTTGAAAAAGACTATTCACTAGATGTCGGAATGGGATTACTATTATTTAAACGTTTAGTTGCAGAGAAAAGGATAGTTCTAGATATGGATAAGCCTATCAATCTTAGTCAAACAGGGAAATCAGTTTACATGCCTGAAATAAGTGACAAAGGGGGAAATAATGATGTTAAGGTATACGGTTAA
- the istB gene encoding IS21-like element helper ATPase IstB, whose protein sequence is MDKLEQIKEHAKELSLNYLRINADKIIEEADLNDYSYQDILIKILENEIEIRDKKAQERRLKNAGFPVIKKIEDFDLDFQKSITKKQINRLLEMEWIDRMYNLIFLGPPGVGKTHLSISLGYKAVELGYKVSFVTMDNLMHVLKTHEISRKSKGKMNRILSSSLVIIDELGYLPITREEANLFFQLVSALHEQASIIITSNKGLEDWTELLGDPALTTAVLDRITYRCELFSMSGKSYRLEHRKSLF, encoded by the coding sequence ATGGATAAACTAGAGCAAATTAAAGAACATGCAAAAGAACTTAGCCTGAATTACTTAAGAATTAACGCAGATAAAATTATTGAGGAAGCTGATTTAAACGATTACTCATATCAAGATATATTAATAAAAATACTTGAAAATGAAATAGAAATAAGAGATAAAAAAGCACAAGAAAGAAGATTAAAGAATGCAGGATTTCCGGTAATAAAGAAAATAGAAGACTTTGACTTAGATTTTCAAAAATCTATAACAAAGAAACAGATAAATAGGCTATTAGAAATGGAGTGGATAGATAGGATGTATAATCTTATCTTCCTAGGCCCTCCAGGTGTAGGAAAGACGCATCTATCAATTTCATTAGGATATAAAGCAGTAGAATTAGGGTATAAGGTTAGCTTTGTAACAATGGATAACCTGATGCACGTACTAAAAACACACGAAATATCAAGAAAGAGCAAAGGAAAAATGAATAGAATACTATCTTCAAGCCTTGTAATAATAGACGAACTAGGTTACCTTCCAATAACAAGAGAAGAAGCAAATCTATTTTTTCAGTTAGTATCGGCACTTCATGAACAGGCTTCAATTATTATCACATCTAATAAAGGCTTAGAAGATTGGACAGAGCTATTAGGAGATCCTGCTTTAACAACAGCAGTATTAGACAGAATTACATACAGATGTGAGCTTTTTAGCATGTCTGGCAAGAGCTATAGACTAGAACACAGAAAGTCATTATTCTAA
- the tnpB gene encoding IS66 family insertion sequence element accessory protein TnpB (TnpB, as the term is used for proteins encoded by IS66 family insertion elements, is considered an accessory protein, since TnpC, encoded by a neighboring gene, is a DDE family transposase.), which produces MLAEFNGFVHIYVACGHTDMRKSIDGLATIVAQNFHLDPFEKSLFLFCGRRRDRLKGLLWEGDGFLLLYKRLEGGSFNWPKDPQEVLEITPQQYRWLMEGLSIHQKNTIPKLEKKRVI; this is translated from the coding sequence ATGTTAGCAGAATTTAACGGCTTTGTCCATATTTACGTTGCATGCGGACATACGGATATGCGGAAATCAATCGATGGTCTTGCAACCATTGTAGCTCAAAATTTTCATCTTGATCCATTTGAAAAGAGTCTGTTTTTATTCTGTGGGAGAAGACGTGACAGATTGAAGGGATTGTTATGGGAGGGAGATGGGTTTTTACTACTATACAAAAGACTTGAAGGCGGTTCTTTTAACTGGCCAAAAGACCCTCAGGAAGTATTAGAGATAACTCCTCAGCAATATCGTTGGTTAATGGAAGGTCTATCTATCCATCAGAAAAATACCATACCAAAATTAGAGAAAAAGAGAGTAATTTAA
- a CDS encoding aminoglycoside adenylyltransferase domain-containing protein codes for MKTQELLNKLVEYSCHIFEDKLMGVYLHGSIAMGCFNPMKSDLDILVVVENAITDMQKKMFMDVAVALNDNAPAKGIEISVVRSEYCKKFVYPTPFDLHFSNMHLTWYKSNPIEYVKKMNGIDRDLAAHFVIIKNRGIVLYGKEISDVFGDIPSEAYLDSIKNDIINSEDEVIDNPTYIILNLCRVLAYMQDGLVLSKKEGGEWGIKNIHSKYHGLIKEALICYTSDQNMILNHSIAVEYCRHMKNKIGL; via the coding sequence ATGAAAACACAAGAGTTACTGAATAAATTGGTTGAATATAGTTGCCATATTTTTGAGGATAAGTTGATGGGGGTATATTTACATGGCTCTATTGCTATGGGATGCTTTAATCCGATGAAAAGTGATTTAGATATTTTGGTTGTAGTAGAAAATGCAATTACAGACATGCAAAAGAAGATGTTTATGGATGTTGCTGTTGCTTTGAATGATAATGCACCAGCCAAAGGGATAGAGATAAGCGTAGTTAGGAGTGAGTATTGCAAAAAGTTTGTTTATCCAACACCTTTTGATTTACATTTTTCAAATATGCACCTAACTTGGTATAAGAGTAATCCTATTGAATATGTTAAAAAAATGAATGGGATTGACCGTGATTTAGCAGCCCATTTCGTTATTATTAAGAATCGGGGCATTGTTCTATATGGAAAAGAAATTAGTGATGTTTTTGGGGATATACCGTCGGAAGCATATTTAGATAGTATTAAGAACGATATTATAAATTCTGAAGACGAAGTAATAGATAATCCTACTTATATTATTTTGAATCTATGCAGGGTTTTAGCGTATATGCAAGATGGACTGGTGCTTTCTAAAAAAGAAGGTGGAGAATGGGGGATAAAAAATATTCATAGTAAATATCACGGATTAATAAAAGAAGCACTTATATGCTATACCTCAGACCAAAATATGATACTGAATCATTCAATTGCAGTGGAATACTGCAGACATATGAAAAATAAGATAGGATTATAA
- the istA gene encoding IS21 family transposase: MKGWNMFAEIKQYKLKGFNKSQVSRFLKINYKTVDKYWNMSYEEYAELKEEAKSRSKKVDKYMELILSWIKEFRDISTAQIFDWLRERYSEVDFSDRTLRLYVKDLREKYELPKVPCIRQYEEIPELPMGYQAQVDLGQTWLSKRDGSKIKAYCFAMVLSHSRYKFLWWRDKPFNTLSFIEAHNKAFEYFGGMPKEIVYDQDRILAVSENHGDIIFTEMFQNYISSMKFKTRLCRAFDPESKGKIEAVVKYAKYNFAKHRAFIDIDLLNEDSFKWLDRTGNAKVHEITRKVPKEVFTLEKEHLQKVPSLFENIQLNDSLTYSVRKNNTISYKQNRYQVPKGTYRPGKEVRLIIKDNKMSIVDLDTELVIATHSISNQKGKLIQIYHPEREKKKTKDQMYDKAFKALGMTDKAKELLDNIRKEKERYCRDQFGLIISVVKDYDEKLVGQAVEYCVKRKLFSAGMFKDTLEYLSIKKETGSEKKYDKANLSISSKYQDVKPEIRNIDEYINALKGDKKTWIN, translated from the coding sequence TTGAAGGGATGGAATATGTTTGCTGAAATTAAGCAGTACAAATTAAAGGGATTCAATAAATCTCAAGTAAGTAGATTTCTTAAGATTAACTACAAGACAGTAGATAAATACTGGAATATGTCTTATGAAGAATATGCAGAACTAAAGGAGGAGGCTAAGAGTAGAAGTAAAAAGGTTGATAAATATATGGAGCTAATATTATCTTGGATAAAGGAATTTAGAGATATTTCAACTGCTCAAATATTTGATTGGCTTAGAGAAAGGTATAGTGAAGTGGATTTTAGCGATAGAACATTAAGACTTTATGTAAAGGATTTAAGGGAAAAATATGAACTGCCTAAAGTTCCTTGTATAAGGCAGTACGAGGAGATTCCAGAGCTTCCAATGGGATATCAAGCACAAGTAGATTTAGGTCAAACTTGGTTATCCAAGCGTGATGGCTCAAAAATTAAAGCATATTGTTTTGCAATGGTACTTTCTCATTCAAGATATAAATTTCTATGGTGGAGAGACAAGCCTTTTAATACCCTATCATTCATAGAAGCTCATAATAAAGCTTTCGAATACTTTGGAGGCATGCCAAAAGAAATAGTATATGACCAAGATAGGATTTTGGCAGTATCAGAAAACCATGGAGATATTATCTTCACTGAAATGTTTCAAAACTACATAAGTAGCATGAAATTTAAGACTAGGCTATGCAGAGCTTTTGACCCAGAAAGCAAAGGAAAAATAGAAGCAGTAGTCAAATATGCAAAATATAACTTTGCAAAGCATAGAGCCTTTATAGATATTGATTTACTAAATGAAGACTCATTTAAATGGTTAGATAGAACTGGTAATGCTAAAGTACATGAAATAACAAGAAAGGTACCTAAAGAAGTGTTTACTCTGGAAAAGGAACACTTACAGAAAGTACCTAGCCTGTTTGAAAATATTCAACTTAATGATAGTTTAACCTATTCTGTCAGAAAAAACAATACCATATCATACAAACAGAATAGATATCAGGTTCCAAAAGGTACATATAGACCAGGTAAAGAAGTTAGGCTAATAATAAAAGATAATAAAATGAGTATAGTTGATTTAGATACTGAATTAGTTATTGCAACTCACAGTATCAGTAATCAAAAGGGCAAGCTAATTCAAATATATCATCCAGAAAGAGAAAAAAAGAAAACCAAAGATCAAATGTATGATAAAGCCTTTAAAGCTCTTGGAATGACAGATAAAGCAAAAGAGCTATTAGATAACATACGAAAAGAAAAAGAGAGATATTGTAGAGATCAGTTTGGATTAATAATATCAGTAGTAAAGGATTATGACGAAAAGCTAGTAGGACAAGCAGTAGAATACTGTGTAAAACGAAAGCTATTTAGTGCAGGAATGTTTAAAGATACACTAGAATATTTGAGTATAAAAAAAGAAACAGGTTCAGAAAAGAAATATGATAAAGCAAATCTATCCATCTCTTCAAAGTACCAAGATGTAAAACCAGAGATCAGAAACATTGATGAATATATAAATGCTTTGAAGGGAGATAAAAAGACATGGATAAACTAG
- a CDS encoding Mu transposase C-terminal domain-containing protein translates to MLRYTVNSLLEWKDGTESTSIERLLWIDDEIAYTIDVNKNKVPYICRLEDIEDALAGGKAEIKDDDEFIVVLKEEDIPEKHKKIRDRAWEVIKDMVDKEPDIFQSAFRGKLIKRASETCGLSESWILEYLKRYWKRGKTCNALLPDYRNCGAKGKERKAGNVKRGRPRTNQSIIGEGVNVTEDIKRIFRIAVNKYYYTTAKNSLTLTYELMRKEYFSDGFKEENGVKIPIIKPQAEIPSFGQFRYWFEKERNVKKEITSRYSNKKYQKQYRPIIGSSLDGVFQPGTFEIDCQVGDVYLVSRFNRNWIIGRPAIYILIDKFSRMICGIYVGLESGSYIGAMMALLNATTNKVEFCKQYGIEIEEKDWPVHHLPETIIADRGELEGGNIDNLINTLNVKVQNTPPYRADLKSAVERFFGLTNERVKPFLPGVVDLDGRERGDKDYRIKAKLDLFQFTQIMIKCILYHNNHYHLDYYKRDEDMVEDNVSCIPIELWNWGIANRGGTLRTVPEDAAKLALMPSDTATVTAKGIRYKDMYYAAKSMLKNGMFADARTKGTRKIKISYDPRNMDYIYVYNDNPNEYEKCFLVDANSRYKDKAFEEIEYLLVVEKMQQEKSKDNVAQAKTQLIAEIEDIVQQAEEDYERETSTVESDRQRVKNIRGNRKAEKSVRRLEEAFDLGNDNQYFKANKEEKETEEMDTLQLLFQKQKEVMMDEESDDTEW, encoded by the coding sequence ATGTTAAGGTATACGGTTAATTCTTTACTAGAATGGAAAGACGGGACTGAAAGTACTAGCATTGAGAGACTTCTGTGGATTGATGATGAAATAGCCTATACAATAGATGTAAATAAAAATAAAGTCCCTTATATTTGCAGATTAGAGGATATAGAAGATGCATTGGCTGGGGGGAAGGCAGAAATAAAAGATGATGACGAATTTATAGTTGTGTTAAAGGAAGAAGATATACCTGAAAAACATAAGAAAATTAGGGATAGGGCGTGGGAAGTAATTAAGGATATGGTAGATAAGGAGCCAGATATTTTTCAATCCGCTTTTAGAGGGAAGTTAATTAAAAGAGCCTCCGAAACCTGTGGATTAAGTGAATCATGGATTCTGGAATATTTAAAAAGGTACTGGAAAAGGGGGAAAACTTGCAACGCTTTATTACCAGATTACCGAAACTGTGGAGCAAAGGGCAAAGAGAGAAAGGCTGGAAATGTGAAAAGAGGAAGACCTAGAACTAATCAGTCTATTATAGGAGAAGGGGTAAATGTTACTGAGGATATAAAAAGAATATTTCGTATTGCTGTAAATAAATACTACTATACCACAGCAAAAAATTCTTTAACATTGACTTATGAACTCATGAGAAAAGAATATTTTTCGGATGGTTTTAAAGAAGAAAATGGAGTTAAGATACCAATTATAAAGCCTCAGGCGGAAATTCCATCCTTTGGGCAGTTTAGGTATTGGTTTGAGAAGGAGCGAAATGTAAAAAAAGAGATAACTAGCAGATACAGCAATAAAAAGTATCAAAAACAGTATCGACCTATAATAGGAAGTTCTTTAGATGGAGTATTTCAACCTGGAACGTTTGAAATAGACTGTCAAGTAGGTGATGTTTATTTGGTCTCGCGATTCAATAGAAACTGGATTATAGGCAGACCAGCCATTTATATCTTGATAGATAAATTTAGCCGCATGATATGTGGAATTTACGTAGGTTTGGAAAGTGGTTCATATATTGGAGCCATGATGGCACTTTTAAATGCTACAACTAATAAAGTAGAGTTTTGTAAGCAGTATGGTATTGAAATAGAGGAGAAGGATTGGCCTGTACACCATCTTCCAGAAACTATTATTGCAGACAGGGGAGAATTAGAAGGAGGAAATATTGATAACCTTATTAATACTCTAAATGTGAAAGTTCAAAATACCCCACCCTATAGAGCAGACCTAAAATCAGCAGTTGAAAGGTTCTTCGGGCTCACAAATGAGCGAGTAAAGCCATTTCTGCCAGGTGTTGTAGATTTAGATGGAAGGGAACGAGGGGATAAAGACTATAGGATAAAAGCAAAACTGGATTTATTTCAATTTACTCAGATAATGATAAAATGCATTTTATACCACAATAATCATTATCATTTGGATTACTATAAGCGTGATGAAGATATGGTTGAAGATAATGTTTCCTGTATTCCAATAGAACTTTGGAACTGGGGTATTGCAAATCGAGGTGGGACACTTAGAACAGTTCCAGAGGATGCTGCAAAACTAGCACTGATGCCTTCTGATACAGCCACTGTGACTGCAAAAGGGATTAGGTATAAAGATATGTATTATGCAGCAAAGTCTATGCTAAAAAACGGAATGTTTGCTGATGCACGAACCAAGGGAACACGGAAAATTAAAATAAGTTATGACCCACGTAATATGGATTACATCTATGTCTATAATGATAACCCTAATGAATACGAGAAATGTTTTTTGGTAGATGCTAACAGCAGATATAAAGATAAGGCATTCGAAGAAATAGAATACTTATTAGTAGTAGAAAAAATGCAGCAGGAAAAGAGCAAAGATAATGTAGCACAAGCCAAGACTCAATTAATTGCTGAAATAGAGGACATAGTTCAGCAAGCAGAAGAAGATTATGAAAGAGAGACAAGCACAGTAGAAAGTGATAGACAAAGAGTAAAGAACATTAGGGGGAATAGGAAGGCTGAAAAGTCCGTAAGAAGGCTGGAAGAGGCTTTTGATTTAGGCAATGATAATCAATATTTTAAAGCCAACAAAGAAGAAAAAGAAACCGAAGAGATGGATACCCTGCAATTGCTGTTTCAAAAACAGAAAGAGGTGATGATGGATGAAGAAAGTGATGATACCGAATGGTAG
- a CDS encoding ATP-binding protein, whose translation MKKVMIPNGSIAVEAEYTEQIIPDYKGNPFIESLPNLLSAQEAIERLTFYPEFNKSERLLDSHYRIHMVDRLFQVFQPLPMSIELERKISRAIRQGYLSRNPFSSKLAQGFYREYHENISNLINNKDFYSTSLGFSLIGISGLGKTSSLNRVLTLYPQIIVHSEYQEIPFSMYQVVYLKLECPHDGSIKGLLYEFFAEIDRLLGTNHNEKVMRTRPTVDVMMTVMNQVVRNCALGILVIDEIQHLSMAKSGGSEKMLNFFVNLVNNVGVPVILVGTPKAIKVLQGDFRQARRGSGLGGDMVCDRIQRDGVWDLLVDSILGRQ comes from the coding sequence ATGAAGAAAGTGATGATACCGAATGGTAGTATAGCAGTAGAGGCAGAGTATACAGAGCAGATAATTCCAGATTATAAAGGCAATCCATTCATTGAATCTCTTCCTAATCTCCTTTCCGCCCAAGAGGCAATTGAAAGATTGACTTTTTATCCCGAATTTAATAAAAGTGAAAGATTACTGGACAGTCACTATCGTATTCATATGGTAGACAGATTATTTCAGGTTTTTCAGCCCCTCCCTATGAGCATAGAACTTGAAAGAAAGATTTCTCGTGCAATAAGGCAAGGATACCTTTCCCGGAATCCATTTAGCAGCAAACTGGCTCAAGGGTTTTACAGAGAGTATCATGAGAATATTAGTAACCTAATAAATAATAAAGATTTTTATTCAACGTCACTAGGATTTTCTTTGATAGGAATATCAGGTTTGGGAAAGACTTCTTCTCTTAATAGGGTACTAACTTTATATCCTCAGATAATTGTGCATTCTGAATATCAAGAAATTCCTTTTTCGATGTACCAAGTAGTATATTTGAAATTGGAATGCCCCCATGACGGCTCAATTAAGGGACTCCTATACGAGTTTTTTGCTGAAATAGACAGGCTTCTTGGAACCAATCATAATGAAAAAGTAATGAGGACAAGACCAACTGTTGATGTGATGATGACCGTTATGAATCAAGTGGTAAGAAATTGTGCTCTAGGAATTTTAGTTATTGATGAGATACAACATTTAAGTATGGCCAAATCTGGAGGAAGTGAAAAGATGTTAAATTTCTTTGTAAACCTCGTAAATAATGTAGGGGTACCAGTTATTTTAGTGGGAACCCCAAAAGCAATCAAAGTCCTTCAGGGGGACTTCAGACAGGCACGCAGAGGGTCAGGCCTCGGTGGCGATATGGTATGCGATAGGATTCAAAGAGATGGGGTGTGGGACTTATTAGTAGATTCTATATTGGGTAGACAATGA